A genomic segment from Paenibacillus sp. FSL K6-1096 encodes:
- a CDS encoding ribosomal protein L7/L12: MDQIQTSDIIAVLALVLALLLMLSVFSLKRRVNELESRLMQRDTYGGTPVSPAASKSSGNPVPMLVQNPEMPPDLERRIRLLLAEGKKIQAIKVMREARNLTLKEAKDFIDSLERGGTFR; the protein is encoded by the coding sequence ATGGATCAAATTCAAACCTCTGATATTATTGCTGTACTGGCGCTGGTGCTGGCGTTATTGCTGATGCTGAGCGTGTTCAGCCTGAAGCGGCGGGTGAATGAGCTGGAATCCCGGCTGATGCAAAGGGATACTTACGGGGGGACACCTGTATCTCCAGCCGCCAGCAAATCCTCCGGTAACCCGGTCCCGATGCTCGTGCAGAACCCGGAGATGCCGCCCGATCTGGAGCGGAGAATACGCCTGCTGCTGGCCGAAGGCAAGAAGATACAGGCGATCAAGGTTATGCGCGAAGCGCGGAATCTGACGCTGAAGGAAGCGAAGGACTTCATCGACAGCCTGGAGCGGGGCGGAACCTTCCGTTAA
- a CDS encoding ABC-2 transporter permease: MSNSIALIRKDFMIIRKFTLLLIPYFVLMIYSNAESYTVFALLPALLLLINACTIDMQHNNQKFLATLPVPRQRLVQAKYMTLLPLALFSIVCTIGMYYVAVALGKLDEPLHWKELGLVTALIPLLASFYLPLYYWLGQKGMQITNFIFLMVIMFIFTIFASLNKEYPALSQWIQNGKIENMLLVVIGVLAYLIIIYASYLISSRIYMNKDI, from the coding sequence TTGTCTAATTCCATCGCTCTGATCCGTAAAGACTTCATGATAATCCGGAAATTTACGCTGCTGCTGATTCCCTATTTCGTGCTTATGATCTATTCCAATGCAGAATCTTATACGGTATTCGCGTTGCTGCCGGCACTATTGCTGCTGATTAACGCCTGTACGATTGATATGCAGCATAACAACCAGAAGTTTCTGGCCACATTGCCGGTGCCAAGGCAGCGGCTGGTTCAAGCGAAATATATGACACTGCTGCCGCTCGCGCTGTTTAGCATCGTATGCACCATTGGAATGTACTATGTTGCTGTCGCGCTGGGCAAGCTGGACGAACCGCTGCACTGGAAAGAGCTGGGTCTGGTTACGGCCCTGATCCCCCTGCTGGCCTCATTCTATCTGCCGCTCTATTACTGGCTGGGGCAAAAAGGGATGCAGATCACCAATTTTATATTTTTGATGGTTATTATGTTTATTTTCACCATCTTTGCAAGCTTGAACAAGGAGTATCCGGCTCTCTCTCAGTGGATTCAGAACGGCAAAATAGAAAATATGCTGCTGGTGGTCATCGGCGTGCTCGCCTACCTGATCATTATCTACGCCTCTTACTTGATCTCTTCGCGGATTTATATGAACAAGGATATTTAG
- a CDS encoding ABC transporter ATP-binding protein: protein MSNVIQLDHVTKSYDRFELKDISLSIKEGFITGLIGPNGAGKTSLIKMMMGLIYPDQGDIQMFGHNNRQEQTAIRARIGYVSDESIYYENMTVKQMKNIIAPFYPGWDNDTYLKFQEQFKLSPGKRIKELSKGMKIKFSLAVALSHGADLLIMDEPTSGLDPVFRREMLDLLSEHIQDEKKSILFSTHNTTDLDRIADYIVFINEGRIVFNEMKESLSERYLLVKGGKELLDRDVRRWFVGLRENGLGFEGLISNRAEGERYFKDTALCETPTLEEIMYFTVKGGEGVV from the coding sequence ATGAGCAATGTCATCCAGTTAGACCATGTAACCAAGAGCTACGACCGGTTTGAGCTTAAGGATATTTCGCTATCGATTAAGGAAGGGTTCATTACCGGGCTGATCGGCCCGAATGGTGCAGGCAAAACCTCGCTGATCAAGATGATGATGGGCCTAATCTACCCGGATCAAGGCGACATTCAGATGTTCGGACACAATAACCGGCAGGAGCAGACAGCGATCCGGGCGCGGATCGGCTACGTTTCGGATGAGAGTATCTATTATGAGAATATGACCGTGAAGCAGATGAAGAATATTATCGCTCCGTTCTATCCGGGGTGGGACAACGATACATATCTGAAGTTTCAGGAGCAGTTCAAGCTGTCGCCGGGAAAGAGAATCAAGGAGTTGTCGAAGGGGATGAAAATCAAGTTCTCGCTGGCTGTAGCTCTATCCCATGGTGCTGACCTGCTGATCATGGATGAGCCGACCTCGGGGCTTGATCCGGTCTTCCGCCGCGAGATGCTGGATTTGCTCAGTGAGCATATCCAGGATGAGAAAAAGTCGATCCTGTTCTCCACCCACAACACTACCGATCTGGACCGGATTGCCGACTATATTGTATTCATTAACGAGGGACGAATTGTGTTCAACGAGATGAAGGAGAGTCTCAGTGAGCGCTATCTGCTGGTCAAAGGCGGGAAGGAGCTGCTGGACCGGGATGTCCGGCGGTGGTTCGTAGGGCTGCGGGAGAACGGGCTGGGGTTCGAGGGCCTGATCAGCAACCGGGCGGAGGGCGAAAGATATTTCAAGGACACGGCACTCTGCGAGACGCCTACGCTGGAAGAGATTATGTATTTTACAGTAAAAGGGGGTGAAGGGGTTGTCTAA
- a CDS encoding GntR family transcriptional regulator, with amino-acid sequence MNILISSTSGEPIYAQIVGQVRQMILQGELVSGTPLPSIRLLAKELQISVITTKRAYEELEREGLINSIVGKGSFVSGADQEYIREQRLRMVEGKLKEIIDESRQLGMEYAELAEMLKLLYEEEQE; translated from the coding sequence ATGAATATTCTGATATCAAGTACATCCGGCGAACCGATCTACGCCCAGATTGTCGGACAGGTCCGCCAGATGATTCTGCAAGGCGAGCTGGTCTCGGGAACGCCATTGCCGTCGATCCGCTTGCTGGCTAAGGAGCTGCAGATCAGTGTAATCACCACGAAGCGGGCTTATGAGGAGCTGGAGCGGGAGGGACTGATTAACTCGATTGTCGGCAAGGGGTCTTTTGTATCCGGGGCGGATCAGGAATATATCCGGGAACAGCGGCTGCGGATGGTGGAAGGCAAACTGAAAGAGATTATTGATGAGAGCAGGCAGCTGGGGATGGAATACGCCGAACTGGCGGAGATGCTGAAGCTTCTCTATGAGGAGGAACAGGAATGA
- a CDS encoding GNAT family N-acetyltransferase, protein MIYNQAERTLETDRLRLRLFKPSDATAVSSFCNNYNIYKSTLTLPYPYPLECAADWIANIEQNFEQDKMYDFAITLKTDGQLVGAIGLSHHPSYRNGEMGYWIGEAHWGHGYGSEAARAVIEFAFTVKNYHKVYARHFASNPASGRVMQKCGMSYEGTLKDQVYKINAFEDMVYYGIVNPVA, encoded by the coding sequence ATGATTTACAATCAAGCAGAGCGGACACTCGAAACGGACAGATTACGGCTGCGCTTATTCAAGCCATCGGATGCAACCGCTGTCAGCAGTTTTTGTAACAATTACAATATATATAAGAGCACCTTGACCTTGCCGTATCCTTATCCTTTGGAGTGTGCGGCAGACTGGATCGCAAATATTGAACAGAACTTTGAGCAGGATAAAATGTATGACTTCGCGATTACACTCAAGACAGACGGTCAACTGGTTGGGGCGATTGGGCTATCCCATCATCCGTCTTATCGTAATGGGGAGATGGGGTATTGGATCGGTGAAGCCCACTGGGGGCATGGCTACGGATCGGAAGCAGCCCGGGCGGTTATTGAATTTGCTTTTACCGTAAAGAATTATCACAAGGTCTATGCCCGGCATTTCGCCTCCAATCCCGCCTCAGGCAGAGTGATGCAAAAGTGCGGAATGAGCTATGAAGGCACACTGAAGGATCAGGTATATAAGATTAATGCCTTTGAGGA